The following are encoded together in the Pseudodesulfovibrio indicus genome:
- a CDS encoding GGDEF domain-containing protein, producing the protein MNQAKPAVRRPVLRHKILYVLSVVALGALLCVNFGTIYTLILHPDGNHSRLMQLAYLCMVAGLLVLAGQVLLVLKRIIAVIGRDAAEAGELAERLEQLVVMDSLTKTYNRGKFEEVLNRELGNVRRYCLDLSGVMLDVDGFKAINEAQGYAAGDRLLANLAHHLNSLLRDNDYLFRWRGGKFIILAPHTDIDKAAIMAEKLRQRVGHKLFGGTVRMTLSLGVAQALEDDTPETFRQRLQAGLATAKNAGRDRVAVNRAHSTQA; encoded by the coding sequence ATGAACCAGGCCAAACCCGCCGTCCGCAGGCCCGTGCTGCGCCATAAGATCCTTTATGTCCTGAGCGTCGTGGCCCTGGGCGCGCTGCTGTGCGTCAACTTCGGGACCATCTACACCCTGATCCTCCATCCGGACGGCAACCACTCCCGGCTGATGCAGCTGGCCTACCTGTGCATGGTGGCCGGCCTGCTGGTCCTGGCGGGCCAGGTCCTGCTGGTGCTCAAGCGGATCATCGCCGTGATCGGCAGGGACGCCGCAGAGGCCGGAGAGCTGGCCGAACGGCTGGAGCAACTGGTCGTCATGGACTCCCTGACCAAGACGTACAACCGGGGCAAGTTCGAGGAGGTTCTGAACCGCGAACTGGGCAATGTCCGGCGTTACTGCCTGGACCTCTCCGGGGTGATGCTCGACGTGGACGGGTTCAAGGCCATCAACGAGGCGCAGGGTTATGCGGCGGGGGACCGGCTGCTGGCCAACCTGGCCCACCACCTGAACTCCCTGCTGCGCGACAACGACTACCTGTTCCGCTGGCGCGGCGGCAAGTTCATCATCCTCGCCCCGCACACGGACATCGACAAGGCCGCGATAATGGCCGAGAAGCTCCGCCAGCGGGTGGGCCACAAGCTGTTCGGCGGCACGGTCCGGATGACCCTCTCTCTGGGCGTGGCCCAGGCCCTGGAGGACGACACGCCCGAGACCTTCCGCCAGCGCCTCCAGGCCGGGCTGGCCACGGCCAAGAACGCGGGCCGGGACCGGGTCGCTGTCAACCGGGCGCACTCCACCCAGGCCTGA
- a CDS encoding nitroreductase family protein encodes MFADKETCKRCGACLDECPFDLIVTDAEGFPKLRPAAKKTCINCGHCVAVCPVGAVTLPPMPVTDGLGPDQCAPLSRDLRLTPEQADQFLSGRRSTRTYRDKVVPEAVLNHLFAVSSFAPSAKNGQPARWIVTRTPQATRRLAGMTVEYMATNSIFPGVVKNWEKGLDKILHGAPHVAVAHAPEDGFNPAEDCALSAAYLELAAHAHGLGACWAGFLMEVAEGCCAIRRELGIPEGHGVYAALMLGYPKYRYQRIPTRSVVEVSWLD; translated from the coding sequence ATGTTTGCCGACAAGGAAACCTGCAAGCGCTGCGGCGCCTGTTTGGACGAGTGTCCTTTCGACCTGATCGTGACCGACGCGGAGGGGTTCCCCAAGCTCCGCCCGGCCGCGAAAAAGACCTGCATCAACTGCGGCCATTGCGTGGCCGTCTGTCCGGTGGGGGCCGTGACCCTGCCGCCCATGCCCGTGACCGACGGGCTGGGCCCGGACCAGTGCGCGCCCCTGTCCCGCGACCTCCGGCTGACCCCGGAACAGGCCGACCAGTTCCTGAGCGGGCGGCGGTCCACCCGCACCTACCGCGACAAGGTGGTCCCCGAAGCGGTCCTGAACCACCTCTTCGCCGTGTCCTCGTTCGCGCCCAGCGCCAAGAACGGCCAGCCCGCGCGCTGGATCGTCACCCGCACCCCCCAGGCCACCCGGCGGCTGGCGGGCATGACCGTGGAGTACATGGCCACCAACTCCATCTTCCCCGGCGTGGTCAAGAACTGGGAGAAGGGGCTGGACAAGATCCTGCACGGCGCGCCCCACGTGGCCGTGGCTCACGCCCCGGAGGACGGCTTCAACCCGGCCGAGGACTGCGCCCTGTCCGCCGCCTATCTCGAACTCGCGGCCCACGCCCACGGCCTGGGCGCCTGCTGGGCGGGCTTCCTCATGGAGGTGGCCGAAGGGTGCTGCGCCATCCGAAGGGAACTCGGCATTCCCGAGGGCCACGGAGTCTATGCGGCGCTCATGCTGGGATACCCCAAATACCGGTACCAACGGATACCCACGCGGAGTGTCGTCGAAGTCTCTTGGCTCGATTAG